Proteins found in one Verrucomicrobiota bacterium genomic segment:
- the rimO gene encoding 30S ribosomal protein S12 methylthiotransferase RimO, which produces MISLGCAKNLVDAEIMLGSLLQDGAEITNDPVDADAVIVNTCSFIDAAQEESVDTILESAAVRDAQHRGQAVIVSGCLAQRFRDELPKLFPEVDAFMGIDQVAQVPAIVRKALATRAQRIAAGTKSKVKSPKSAITKAIAGLEQRHPDPEHAGTGSLGAAGRFGRSSEPSVDSSAIRPLPSAVHDVSARPTFVPDFATPRFRLTPRHFAYVKIAEGCNHPCSFCIIPRMRGSHRSRAQADVVAEARALLADGVKELNLISQDSTYYGLDLRANASRAIASPERFTTAAKALAADATTLCTLVRELNNLPGDFWIRLLYTHPAHWTDELIRTIAACPKVARYVDIPLQHIHDEMLQRMRRETSRQYIADLLAAIRAGIPGIALRTTFIVGFPGETEAHFETLLDFIRESRFERLGVFAYSQEEGTVAGRMAGQVPDKVKQRRRARAMAEQHAVARDVSERFVGRTLKALVEGPANDRHLKQAGIRSWEHGLLRDGTSRNSKLQSRNYSVARGDADAPDIDGRVYVRGLLPAGEFATVRVDGHTDYDLIAEPV; this is translated from the coding sequence ATGATTTCCCTCGGCTGCGCGAAGAATCTTGTGGACGCCGAGATCATGCTCGGCTCGCTGCTCCAGGACGGAGCGGAGATTACGAACGACCCGGTGGACGCCGACGCGGTGATCGTGAACACGTGCTCGTTCATCGACGCCGCGCAGGAGGAGAGCGTGGACACGATTCTGGAGAGCGCCGCGGTGCGCGACGCGCAGCACCGCGGGCAGGCCGTGATTGTGTCGGGCTGCCTCGCGCAACGCTTCCGCGACGAACTGCCGAAGCTCTTCCCGGAGGTGGACGCGTTCATGGGCATTGACCAGGTGGCGCAAGTCCCGGCCATCGTGAGGAAAGCACTTGCCACTCGCGCTCAAAGAATCGCAGCCGGGACAAAGTCCAAGGTCAAAAGTCCAAAGTCCGCGATCACGAAAGCCATCGCTGGACTGGAACAGCGCCACCCAGATCCCGAACACGCGGGCACCGGGTCGCTTGGCGCCGCAGGCAGGTTTGGCAGGTCGAGCGAACCCAGTGTTGACTCATCCGCCATCCGCCCTCTGCCATCCGCCGTTCACGATGTCTCCGCCCGGCCGACGTTCGTCCCCGACTTCGCCACGCCACGCTTCCGGCTCACGCCGCGGCACTTCGCCTACGTGAAGATTGCCGAGGGCTGCAATCATCCGTGCAGCTTTTGCATCATCCCGCGTATGCGCGGTTCGCATCGGAGCCGCGCGCAGGCGGACGTCGTCGCCGAAGCGCGGGCGCTGCTCGCGGACGGGGTGAAGGAACTCAACCTCATCTCGCAGGACTCGACCTACTACGGGCTCGACTTGCGCGCGAACGCCAGCCGCGCGATTGCCTCGCCGGAACGGTTCACCACGGCCGCGAAGGCGCTGGCCGCCGATGCCACGACGCTTTGCACGCTGGTGCGTGAGTTGAACAACCTGCCGGGCGACTTCTGGATCCGCCTCCTTTACACGCACCCGGCGCACTGGACCGACGAACTCATCCGCACCATCGCTGCCTGCCCGAAGGTCGCGCGTTACGTGGACATTCCGCTGCAACACATCCACGACGAGATGCTCCAGCGGATGCGGCGCGAGACGTCGCGCCAATACATCGCGGACCTGCTCGCGGCCATCCGCGCGGGCATTCCCGGAATCGCGCTGCGCACGACGTTCATCGTCGGATTCCCCGGCGAGACGGAGGCGCACTTCGAGACGCTGCTCGACTTCATCCGGGAGTCGAGATTCGAGCGACTTGGCGTTTTCGCCTACTCGCAGGAGGAGGGCACCGTCGCGGGCCGCATGGCGGGCCAGGTCCCCGACAAGGTGAAGCAGCGGCGGCGCGCGCGCGCGATGGCGGAGCAACACGCGGTCGCGCGTGACGTGAGCGAACGCTTCGTCGGCCGCACGCTCAAGGCGCTCGTCGAAGGGCCAGCGAACGACCGGCATCTCAAGCAGGCCGGCATCCGCTCGTGGGAACACGGGCTTTTGCGCGACGGAACATCCCGGAACTCGAAACTCCAATCCCGAAACTACTCCGTCGCCCGCGGCGACGCGGACGCGCCGGACATTGACGGGCGGGTGTATGTGCGCGGGTTGCTGCCGGCGGGCGAGTTCGCCACGGTGCGCGTCGACGGGCACACGGACTACGACCTGATTGCAGAGCCAGTGTGA
- the pgsA gene encoding CDP-diacylglycerol--glycerol-3-phosphate 3-phosphatidyltransferase encodes MNLPNQLTVLRFVMTAVFLAVMFSRSPVNDTLALVFFSIASLTDYFDGKIARERKLITNFGILMDPLADKILTCSAFIALVERAQLAPAPIVIVEAWMAIVIVARELAITGLRLLAASKGVTLAAERYGKHKTISQMVAVIALLVLDAHVEWWPVLKGFFNPWVGPFAQFSLWVTVSLTATSGALYLYRNREIYLSDV; translated from the coding sequence ATGAACCTTCCCAACCAACTGACGGTGTTGCGCTTCGTGATGACGGCAGTCTTCCTCGCCGTGATGTTTTCGCGCTCGCCGGTGAATGACACGCTCGCGCTCGTGTTCTTCAGCATCGCGAGCCTGACGGATTACTTCGATGGCAAGATCGCGCGCGAGCGGAAGCTGATCACGAACTTCGGCATTCTGATGGACCCGCTCGCGGACAAGATCCTCACGTGCTCGGCGTTCATCGCGCTGGTGGAGCGGGCGCAACTGGCGCCGGCGCCCATCGTGATCGTCGAGGCGTGGATGGCCATCGTGATCGTGGCGCGTGAACTGGCGATCACCGGTCTGCGGCTGCTCGCGGCGTCGAAGGGTGTGACGCTCGCGGCAGAACGCTACGGCAAGCATAAGACCATTTCGCAGATGGTGGCGGTCATCGCGCTGCTCGTGCTCGACGCGCACGTGGAGTGGTGGCCGGTGCTCAAGGGGTTTTTCAACCCGTGGGTCGGGCCGTTCGCGCAGTTCTCGCTCTGGGTGACGGTCTCGCTGACGGCCACGTCTGGCGCGCTCTACCTGTATCGTAACAGGGAGATTTACTTGAGTGACGTGTGA
- a CDS encoding DUF1326 domain-containing protein has translation MKTGILLATLLAASVLTSRAASIHGDYLEVRTCDIYTGPCFANAEMGLTGKEAILTWAIREGTWNGTQLNGLKVIAVVRTDTTMGDQAFAPRAGKAVVIVDSKADAKQREALVAMVRAAGGKLISEVAEIKSAAIETNIGNCTKAGCASVKAADLVAITTRCFGDKDHVCGNETTFYPPLTKIAGALPAFTEVARYAGTGLNVTFTASHQRSAFLGTFSI, from the coding sequence ATGAAAACCGGCATCCTACTCGCCACCCTCCTCGCAGCCTCCGTGCTCACCTCGCGCGCTGCCAGCATCCATGGCGACTACCTCGAAGTCCGCACCTGCGACATCTACACCGGCCCGTGCTTCGCCAACGCCGAAATGGGCCTCACGGGCAAGGAAGCCATCCTCACGTGGGCCATCCGCGAAGGCACATGGAACGGCACGCAACTGAACGGCCTCAAGGTCATCGCCGTCGTCCGCACCGACACCACGATGGGCGACCAGGCCTTCGCGCCACGCGCGGGCAAGGCCGTTGTCATCGTGGACTCGAAGGCCGACGCGAAGCAGCGAGAAGCCCTCGTGGCAATGGTTCGCGCCGCAGGCGGCAAACTCATCAGCGAAGTCGCCGAGATAAAGTCCGCCGCCATCGAGACGAACATTGGCAACTGCACCAAGGCCGGCTGCGCGTCGGTGAAAGCCGCGGACCTCGTCGCCATCACCACCCGGTGCTTCGGCGACAAGGACCACGTCTGCGGCAACGAGACCACCTTCTACCCGCCGCTCACGAAAATCGCCGGCGCGCTCCCCGCGTTCACCGAGGTGGCCCGCTACGCCGGCACGGGCTTGAACGTGACCTTCACCGCAAGTCACCAGCGCAGCGCGTTCCTCGGCACGTTCTCGATCTGA
- a CDS encoding molybdopterin dehydrogenase, which translates to MKPFEYAAPKTINEAVGLLGDTWGRTEVLAGGTDLLTCIKDGLASPSRLVSLRNLAGLDDLKSDSKGLRIGAMVTLAELAAHSAAQKNFRALVTAATGIGSAQMMNMGTVGGDLCQRPRCWFFRNGNGLLAMKDGKSLVRDGDNRNHAVFNTTGNALFVSASSLGPALVALGAEINVVGPKGKTRKIAAAEFFTTPRNDNERETALKPNEIVTDVFVPNLGLKNATYEVRHRAGLDWPYVTATVAYKLNKGLITDARVVLGHVATTPHRAASAGRVLEGLKPDESAATRAGLSATDGAKPLSGNTYKLQLVKTAVKRAVLAAA; encoded by the coding sequence ATGAAGCCATTCGAATACGCAGCGCCCAAGACCATCAACGAAGCCGTCGGACTCCTCGGCGACACGTGGGGCCGCACCGAGGTTCTCGCCGGCGGCACCGACCTGCTGACCTGCATCAAGGACGGACTCGCCTCGCCTTCGCGCCTGGTCAGCCTCCGCAACCTCGCCGGCCTCGACGACCTCAAGTCCGATTCCAAGGGCCTGCGCATCGGCGCGATGGTCACCCTCGCCGAGCTCGCCGCACACTCCGCCGCGCAGAAAAACTTCCGCGCGCTCGTCACCGCCGCGACCGGCATCGGCTCCGCGCAGATGATGAACATGGGCACCGTCGGCGGCGACCTCTGCCAGCGCCCGCGCTGCTGGTTCTTCCGCAACGGCAACGGCCTCCTCGCCATGAAAGACGGGAAATCCCTCGTCCGTGACGGCGACAACCGCAACCACGCCGTCTTCAACACCACCGGCAACGCGCTCTTCGTCAGCGCGTCGAGCCTCGGCCCCGCGCTCGTCGCGCTCGGCGCCGAGATCAACGTCGTCGGACCCAAGGGGAAGACCCGCAAGATTGCCGCCGCCGAGTTCTTCACAACGCCGCGCAACGACAACGAACGCGAGACCGCGCTCAAACCGAACGAAATCGTCACGGACGTCTTTGTCCCGAACCTCGGACTCAAGAACGCGACTTACGAAGTCCGCCACCGGGCCGGACTTGACTGGCCGTATGTCACCGCCACCGTCGCCTACAAGCTCAACAAGGGCCTCATCACCGACGCCCGCGTCGTGCTCGGCCACGTCGCCACCACGCCGCACCGCGCCGCGAGCGCCGGCCGCGTGCTCGAAGGCTTGAAGCCCGACGAGTCCGCCGCCACACGCGCCGGCCTATCGGCGACCGACGGAGCGAAGCCACTGAGCGGAAACACCTACAAACTGCAACTCGTGAAAACCGCCGTGAAGCGCGCCGTGCTCGCCGCGGCTTGA
- a CDS encoding xanthine dehydrogenase family protein molybdopterin-binding subunit, translating to MATVAWPAADKRAHIGKRYDRADGPAKATGSAKYSYDVNRPGMLYAKVVTSPHARADVSGVDTKAASALKGVRAVWVDADLKEVQYVGQIVAAVAADTEEIATEAADLVKVTYKATPHQVVDNDPKFVNAQSGAPAVRNVGNFDQAFGAAAVRHEGVYGVPVITHCCLEPHGQVTEIKGDELHIWPSTQNVTGYANQLGAQVGVDQNKIFVETQYMGGGFGSKFNFDKWGVIGATLSKQTGKPVKLMLDRDLEQMIAGNRPSAYGKVKVGLDNTGKITAFSADIVGTGGVSGWNMAQLPYVFTKIPSIAINGRRILTNRGAQRAWRAPAHPQCCYLTQCALADAAAALKMDELDFFLKNLDLTDREDVYKAELLKCADMIGYRKKAHPRGDTTRGPIKRGLGMAIHTWGGRGHPSQCDITIHSDGTVEVKMGTQDLGTGTRTTVPQVVAETLGIQMDQVKMLMGTNRYPPSGGSGGSTTIGGVSAAARIGATAVLNELLDQLAPRMGVKADQLEASAGAIRQIGNPAYAVPWKTACALLGPNTITKRGVCDPNAAQAAGLLSAQVGGAQMADVSVDIETGIVTMNEMVAVQDCGLIINLKLAESQVFGAVIMGITSALYEEAVYDPATGQMLNPDMEFYRLAGLKDVGILKVHMMTGKGYDERGVIGIGEPPAISPMAAIANAVTNAIGVRVPDLPLTPDRVINALQKGGKLA from the coding sequence ATGGCTACCGTTGCATGGCCCGCCGCTGACAAACGCGCCCACATCGGCAAGCGCTACGACCGCGCCGACGGCCCCGCCAAGGCCACCGGTTCGGCAAAATACTCCTACGACGTCAACCGCCCCGGCATGCTCTACGCCAAGGTCGTCACCTCGCCGCACGCGCGGGCGGACGTCTCGGGCGTGGACACCAAGGCCGCCTCCGCCCTCAAGGGCGTTCGCGCCGTGTGGGTGGACGCCGACCTCAAGGAAGTCCAATACGTCGGCCAGATCGTCGCCGCCGTCGCGGCGGACACCGAGGAAATCGCCACGGAAGCCGCCGACTTGGTCAAGGTCACCTACAAGGCCACGCCACATCAAGTCGTGGACAACGACCCGAAGTTCGTGAACGCACAGAGCGGCGCGCCCGCGGTGCGCAACGTCGGCAATTTCGACCAGGCCTTTGGCGCGGCAGCCGTCCGCCACGAGGGAGTTTATGGCGTGCCCGTCATCACGCACTGCTGCCTCGAACCGCACGGCCAAGTCACCGAAATCAAGGGCGACGAGCTCCACATCTGGCCCTCGACGCAAAACGTCACGGGCTACGCGAACCAACTCGGCGCGCAGGTCGGCGTGGACCAGAACAAGATCTTCGTCGAGACCCAATACATGGGCGGCGGCTTCGGCTCGAAGTTCAACTTCGACAAATGGGGCGTCATCGGCGCCACGCTCAGCAAGCAGACGGGCAAGCCCGTCAAGCTCATGCTCGACCGCGATCTCGAACAGATGATCGCCGGCAACCGTCCCTCCGCTTACGGCAAGGTCAAGGTCGGCCTCGACAACACCGGCAAGATCACCGCCTTCAGCGCGGACATCGTCGGCACCGGCGGCGTCAGCGGCTGGAACATGGCGCAATTGCCCTACGTCTTCACCAAGATCCCGAGCATCGCGATCAACGGCCGCCGGATCCTCACCAACCGAGGCGCCCAGCGCGCGTGGCGCGCGCCGGCGCATCCGCAGTGCTGCTATCTCACGCAGTGCGCACTCGCCGACGCCGCGGCCGCGCTCAAGATGGACGAGTTGGACTTCTTCCTGAAGAATCTCGACCTCACCGACCGCGAGGACGTTTACAAGGCCGAACTCCTCAAGTGCGCCGACATGATTGGCTACCGCAAGAAGGCCCATCCACGCGGCGACACCACGCGCGGCCCCATCAAGCGCGGACTCGGCATGGCCATCCACACCTGGGGCGGCCGCGGCCATCCGAGCCAGTGCGACATCACCATCCATTCCGACGGCACCGTCGAGGTCAAGATGGGCACGCAAGACCTCGGCACCGGCACGCGCACGACCGTCCCGCAAGTCGTCGCGGAAACGCTCGGCATCCAGATGGATCAGGTGAAGATGCTCATGGGCACGAACCGCTATCCGCCCTCCGGCGGTTCCGGCGGCAGCACCACCATCGGCGGCGTCAGCGCCGCCGCGCGCATCGGCGCGACCGCCGTGTTGAACGAACTGCTCGACCAACTCGCCCCTCGCATGGGTGTGAAAGCCGACCAGCTTGAAGCCAGCGCCGGCGCGATCCGGCAGATTGGCAATCCCGCCTACGCCGTGCCGTGGAAGACCGCGTGCGCGCTGCTCGGCCCGAACACCATCACCAAGCGCGGCGTGTGCGACCCGAACGCCGCGCAGGCAGCCGGCCTTCTCAGCGCGCAGGTCGGCGGCGCGCAGATGGCCGACGTCTCCGTGGACATCGAGACCGGAATCGTCACAATGAACGAGATGGTCGCCGTGCAGGATTGCGGCCTCATCATCAACCTCAAGCTCGCCGAGAGCCAGGTCTTCGGTGCCGTCATCATGGGCATCACCTCCGCGCTCTACGAAGAGGCCGTCTACGATCCCGCCACCGGCCAGATGCTCAACCCCGACATGGAGTTCTACCGACTCGCCGGGCTCAAGGACGTCGGCATCCTCAAGGTCCACATGATGACCGGCAAAGGCTACGACGAACGCGGCGTCATCGGGATCGGCGAGCCACCCGCCATCTCACCCATGGCCGCCATCGCCAACGCCGTCACCAACGCCATCGGCGTGCGCGTGCCCGACCTTCCGCTCACGCCCGACCGCGTCATCAACGCCCTCCAGAAAGGAGGCAAGCTCGCATGA
- a CDS encoding (2Fe-2S)-binding protein: protein MSHPKETPEPPGFSRRGFLRGIGVTGAAASVITTLKPEASAAEAGIRGPGEVPVTLKVNGTAHKLNLEPRVTLLDALRNRLDLTGCKKVCDRATCGSCTCLVDGEPVYSCTMLAIEAEGRSITTVEGIGTPKKMSAVQSAFVKNDAQQCGFCTPGFVTAATAFVRKHPNATMDEIRAGLGGNLCRCGTYAGMLLAVSDAAKKGGA from the coding sequence ATGTCTCATCCAAAGGAAACACCCGAACCGCCCGGCTTTTCACGCCGCGGCTTTCTGCGGGGCATCGGCGTCACCGGCGCCGCCGCGAGCGTCATCACCACACTCAAGCCCGAGGCCTCCGCCGCCGAAGCCGGCATCCGTGGGCCGGGCGAAGTGCCCGTCACGCTCAAGGTCAACGGCACGGCGCACAAGCTCAACCTCGAGCCGCGCGTCACGCTGCTCGACGCGCTCCGCAACCGCCTCGACCTCACCGGCTGCAAGAAAGTCTGCGATCGCGCCACGTGCGGCTCGTGCACGTGCCTTGTGGACGGCGAGCCCGTTTACTCGTGCACGATGCTCGCCATCGAGGCCGAGGGCCGGAGCATCACGACCGTCGAGGGCATCGGCACGCCGAAGAAGATGAGCGCGGTGCAGTCGGCCTTCGTCAAGAACGACGCGCAGCAGTGTGGCTTCTGCACGCCGGGCTTCGTCACGGCGGCAACCGCCTTCGTCCGCAAGCATCCCAACGCCACCATGGATGAAATCCGCGCCGGGCTCGGCGGGAACCTCTGCCGCTGCGGCACCTACGCCGGCATGTTGCTCGCCGTGTCCGACGCCGCGAAGAAAGGAGGAGCGTAA
- the rpmE gene encoding 50S ribosomal protein L31: protein MKADIHPKYVEAEIRCACGNVIKTRSTRATALLGICNVCHPFYTGQQKFVDTAGRVDKYQQRLVKTQAAQAVQAEANTKRKKK, encoded by the coding sequence ATGAAGGCTGACATTCATCCGAAGTATGTTGAGGCCGAGATTCGTTGCGCCTGCGGCAACGTGATCAAGACCCGCTCCACACGCGCCACGGCCCTGCTCGGCATCTGCAACGTCTGCCACCCGTTCTACACGGGCCAGCAGAAGTTCGTCGACACCGCCGGCCGCGTCGACAAATACCAGCAGCGGCTCGTCAAGACGCAGGCCGCACAAGCCGTTCAGGCCGAGGCCAACACGAAGCGCAAGAAGAAGTAG
- the prfA gene encoding peptide chain release factor 1, which translates to MDLRPHIEKLRQRFADVESALSAPDAFANPQRAQDLSKEYSRLKEISAAADAYLKTLDQLTENRALLAAEPDGSELAQLAKEDIARLEAETRHLALEVQRGLIPPDPADSRNTIIEIRAGAGGQESALFAADLHRMFSRYADARGWKVEPMDASPSDLGGYKEVIFGVNGQDVYRRLKFESGVHRVQRVPATEASGRIHTSTCTVAVLPEAADVDIEIRPEDLEIGVCRAGGHGGQGVNTTDSAVRIVHKPTGVEVRCQDERSQLKNKAKALKVLRTRLLDRKLAEEKAKYDAQRSQQVGTGERNERIRTYNFPQNRVTDHRIELTLYNLDRILEGALDPVIEPLMANDVEQRLQSLKL; encoded by the coding sequence ATGGACCTGCGTCCGCACATTGAGAAACTCCGGCAGCGCTTCGCCGACGTCGAGTCGGCCCTGAGCGCGCCCGACGCCTTTGCCAACCCGCAGCGCGCGCAAGACCTCTCCAAGGAGTATTCGCGCCTCAAGGAAATCTCCGCCGCGGCCGACGCCTACCTCAAGACGCTCGATCAACTCACGGAAAACCGCGCCCTCCTCGCCGCCGAACCCGATGGCTCCGAACTCGCGCAACTCGCCAAGGAAGACATCGCCCGGCTCGAGGCCGAAACACGGCACCTCGCCCTCGAAGTCCAGCGCGGCCTCATCCCGCCCGACCCGGCCGACTCGCGCAACACCATCATCGAGATTCGCGCCGGCGCCGGCGGCCAGGAATCCGCCCTGTTCGCCGCCGACTTGCACCGCATGTTCTCGCGCTACGCCGACGCGCGCGGCTGGAAAGTCGAGCCCATGGACGCCAGCCCGAGCGACCTCGGCGGCTACAAGGAAGTCATCTTCGGCGTGAACGGGCAGGACGTTTACCGACGCCTCAAGTTCGAGTCCGGCGTCCACCGTGTGCAACGCGTGCCCGCCACCGAGGCCAGCGGACGCATCCACACCAGCACCTGCACCGTCGCCGTGCTGCCCGAGGCCGCCGACGTGGACATCGAGATCCGCCCCGAGGATCTCGAGATCGGCGTCTGCCGCGCCGGAGGCCACGGCGGGCAGGGCGTCAACACCACCGACTCCGCCGTGCGCATCGTCCACAAGCCCACTGGCGTCGAAGTCCGCTGCCAGGACGAGCGTTCCCAGCTCAAGAACAAGGCCAAGGCCCTCAAAGTCCTCCGCACCCGGCTCCTCGACCGCAAACTCGCCGAGGAGAAAGCCAAGTATGACGCCCAACGCAGCCAACAGGTCGGCACCGGCGAACGCAACGAACGCATCCGCACTTACAATTTCCCGCAGAACCGCGTCACCGACCACCGCATCGAACTCACACTCTACAACCTCGACCGCATCCTCGAAGGCGCGCTCGACCCCGTCATCGAACCCCTCATGGCCAACGACGTCGAACAGCGCCTCCAGTCGCTGAAACTCTGA
- a CDS encoding HAD-IA family hydrolase encodes MIRGLIFDCDGTLADTMPLHWEAWHTVTRRHGIHFTEERFYALGGVPSRDIFRLLCEEQGHAKDPVALSLEKEHAFLPLLGGAEPIPEVVAIAREHAGRLPMAVASGGKLHVVQQILVHLGIRQHFDAIVTSEDVVNPKPAPDIFLEAARRLGVPPAACRAFEDTDLGMDAIRAAGMDAVDVRLLRRTAVQI; translated from the coding sequence GTGATCCGCGGCCTCATCTTTGACTGCGACGGAACCCTTGCCGACACCATGCCCCTTCACTGGGAGGCATGGCACACGGTCACACGCCGCCACGGCATCCACTTCACCGAGGAGCGCTTCTACGCACTCGGCGGCGTGCCTTCGCGCGACATCTTTCGCCTCCTCTGCGAAGAACAGGGCCACGCCAAGGACCCCGTGGCCCTTTCGCTCGAGAAAGAGCACGCCTTCCTCCCGCTTTTAGGCGGCGCCGAGCCCATCCCGGAGGTCGTCGCCATCGCCCGCGAACACGCCGGACGACTCCCCATGGCCGTCGCGTCGGGAGGCAAGCTCCACGTCGTCCAACAAATCCTCGTCCACCTCGGCATTCGCCAGCACTTCGACGCAATCGTCACCAGCGAGGACGTGGTGAACCCAAAACCCGCGCCCGACATCTTTCTCGAGGCCGCCCGTCGCCTCGGCGTTCCGCCCGCAGCCTGCCGCGCGTTCGAAGACACCGACCTCGGGATGGACGCCATCCGCGCCGCGGGCATGGACGCAGTGGACGTGCGCCTGTTGCGCAGGACAGCGGTTCAAATTTAA
- a CDS encoding phenylacetate--CoA ligase gives MTDNPRHNRTAIFSAQFLRLSELLGEVLPANPFYSRKLGAAGVSADIESIEAFKSRVPFTTKQELVEDQAANPPYGSDLTYPLFQYTRCHVTSGSTGRPLRWLDTPASWNWMLDNWELVHRTAGTAHSDTVFFAFSFGPFLGFWTAFESAQRLGCLCVAGGGMSSVARLRAILDQAVTVLCCTPSYALHLAQVAEAEGMSLRHSKVRTLSVAGEPGGSIGSTRLRLQEAWPGARVYDHHGMTEVGPVTFECPARPCVLHVNESAYIAEVLDPATARPVAPGDTGELVLTTLGRHASPLLRYRTGDLVKISAHPAAKLPCDCGRFDLALEGGILGRVDDMVIIRGVNVFPSAIEDIVRKCGGVAEYRVRVNRTPALVSMELDLEPDAGCLDTGSLVRRVTHAIESSLNLSVPVRAVAPGALPRFEMKAQRWVLE, from the coding sequence ATGACCGACAATCCGCGCCACAATCGCACTGCGATTTTCTCCGCACAGTTTCTTCGCCTCAGTGAACTGCTCGGCGAAGTGCTCCCGGCGAACCCCTTTTACTCGCGCAAACTCGGCGCGGCCGGTGTCAGCGCCGACATCGAGAGCATCGAGGCGTTCAAGAGTCGCGTGCCCTTCACCACCAAGCAGGAACTGGTCGAGGATCAGGCGGCCAATCCGCCTTACGGGTCCGACCTCACGTATCCGCTTTTCCAATACACGCGCTGCCATGTGACCAGCGGCAGCACCGGCCGTCCGCTGCGCTGGCTCGACACGCCCGCGAGCTGGAACTGGATGCTCGACAACTGGGAACTCGTCCACCGCACCGCGGGCACCGCGCACTCGGACACCGTCTTCTTCGCGTTCTCGTTTGGGCCGTTCCTCGGGTTCTGGACCGCGTTCGAATCCGCGCAGCGCCTCGGCTGCCTCTGCGTCGCCGGCGGCGGCATGAGCAGCGTCGCGCGGCTCCGCGCCATTCTCGACCAGGCTGTGACCGTCCTGTGCTGCACGCCAAGCTACGCGCTGCACCTTGCGCAAGTCGCCGAAGCTGAAGGGATGTCCCTTCGACACTCCAAAGTCCGCACCCTCAGCGTCGCGGGCGAACCCGGCGGCAGCATCGGCTCCACGCGGTTGCGCTTGCAGGAAGCCTGGCCCGGCGCGCGCGTTTACGACCATCACGGCATGACCGAGGTCGGCCCCGTCACCTTCGAATGCCCTGCGCGTCCGTGCGTGCTGCATGTGAACGAATCCGCCTACATCGCCGAGGTCCTCGACCCGGCGACCGCCCGCCCCGTCGCGCCCGGCGACACCGGCGAACTCGTCCTCACCACACTCGGACGCCACGCCTCGCCGCTGTTGCGCTACCGGACCGGCGACCTCGTGAAGATTTCCGCGCACCCTGCCGCCAAGCTGCCCTGCGACTGCGGCCGCTTCGACCTCGCGCTTGAAGGCGGCATCCTCGGCCGCGTGGACGACATGGTCATCATCCGCGGCGTGAACGTCTTCCCCAGCGCCATCGAGGACATCGTGCGCAAATGCGGCGGCGTGGCCGAATACCGCGTGCGCGTGAACCGCACGCCGGCACTCGTCTCGATGGAACTCGACCTCGAACCCGACGCCGGCTGCCTCGACACCGGTTCGCTCGTGCGCCGCGTGACCCATGCGATCGAAAGCTCGCTCAATCTCTCTGTCCCCGTCCGTGCCGTGGCCCCCGGCGCGCTGCCGCGCTTCGAGATGAAAGCGCAGCGCTGGGTGCTCGAGTGA